The region TCAACAGGTCCACGAACGCGCAGGCGGCATCCATGGTGTCCTGCAGGGGCTGGACAGGCCCCGTGGAGGTGGCGTAACCGCAGCTGCTGCTGATGACATCGTAGTAGGTGCTGGCCAGCCAGTTGTTCCACGGACTGGCGTAGCGCCCATAGATGGTGATGCCGGGCGGCACCTTGATCCAGCCGCTCTGCACCGTGTTCGGAGAATCGGAAGAACGGAAGTTGAAGTAGCGATTCGAATTGAGACGGCTCCTGATATGGTCCGGAAGGAAATCGGTGACGACGTCGCCCGTGGCATCGTCCCGGGCCTCGAACCAGGCCGTCTGCGTATACCAGTAATAGCCGGAGCGCCTTCGCGCCTGGTGCGGGACCCAGTACCAGCCCGACGGACTCGCGTCCATCTGCGGTTCGTCCGGATCCTGGGCCGTGGGCTTGAGCTGCACCCCGGGGGTATCGAAGCACATGGAGCCGGACCGATCGAGCGTGAACACGACGTAGCGGCGAGGCTTCGTCCCGACGGACACCACGTCGGCGATCTGCGCATCCTCCCAGCCGAAGACCGGCCCGAACGAAAGCGGCACCGGCCCGTCCGGCGACGCGTCCGTGCGCCGCCCCGTCACGCGAACGCTGTCGACGATGCCGCTCTGGGCCTCGGGGATGAACGCATGAGTGGCCGGATCGTAGTGGCCGAACTCGATGTCCTCGGTTCCCAGCGACAGGTGCTCGCCGTCGACGGTATTGGCGTGGGCCAGCGCGGTCGCCTCGGCCAGGGCGAGCGCCTTCTCGTCCTCGGTCACAATGCCGAGGAGCTGAGAGGCCCCGGCCAGGGCCGCCGCGTCCACCGCGCTCTGCAGCTGCGCCTTGCACGTGAAAAGCCGGCCGACGTCGATCGTCAGCACACAGATCGCCGCCAGCAGCATGATGACGACGGCAAACAGCACGAGAACCTGTCCGCCCCTCCGCTCCTGGCCCAACAGACGGTGCATACGGAACCTCCCCCTTCAACGGGGCATCGCCTCACCCACACCACCCTCTTGTGCCTCGGCAGCCTCCCGGGAGCGCCGCGACCGCAGCTCTTCCTCCCCTCGGAGGAGTTCGCCGACGATGCGCGCCTTCTCCTCTGCCGTCACCTCATGCCACGGTCCGTCGCCGCCGGGAACGTCCTCCCCCGCCTCAGCGGGCTCGGGAGGGTCCTGAGAGGCCGGCGCCTGTGCGTCCGACGGCACCAGCGCCTCCAGGAGCGCCTGGAAGGCCGCGTCCGCGATCTGCGGCCGGTCCGACACCGCCATGGCGGCCAGATCGGTCAGGACCTGCGGCGACGGCCGCTCGGCCAGAACGCCCGGGACGGCCGCCCGGAGGTCCATGTCCAACGACTCGTCCCCCGTGGCCGCCACCAGCTCGGCGCAGGCTGCCGGGTCACCGCATCGGTAACGGGCCATCGCCAGTTGCGTCCGGCCGGCCGGGGACGTCACCAGGCGCCCGGCAGCCTCCAGCACGGGCAGGTGCGCGGGGTCGCGCCCGAGGCCCAGGCCCCGCGCCGCCTCGCAGATCAGCGCCTCCACGGGCGCCGCGTGCTCGGCCTGAAGGTAGCCCTGCAGCGCACGGATCGCCTCGGGCGTGCGCAGGTCGCTCAGCACGCGCAGCGCCTGCAGGCGGTCCGCATCCGTCCTGGCCGCCTTCAGCAACCCCGGCAGGCGCTGCAGCAGCCGCCTGTGCCCCAGCCGGAGGGCCAGCGTGGCCAGGGCGCCCGCGTAGGTCCCGGACGGCCCCTTCTCCAACTCCTGCTCGACGACGAGCACGGCGACCAGGCGATGCCCCAGAAGCCAGCGCACGTCCTCGCCGGTCTGCCAGGCGGCTCCGGACTCCGCGTCCGTGCGGATGCGGCCCACGCGCCGCACGGACTCCTCCAGAAGCGCGCGCCGCGGCGCGGTGCCGCGGGCATAGGAACTCCACAGGATGTCCGGCTCGGGGGCCTCGCCGGCCCGCACGGGCACCAGACAGGCCAGAAGCGCCACCATCGCGGCGGACAACAGGCCCCGCCGGCGCGCGCCCAGACCGCGGCCACCAGACACAGAATGATACATGCGCAACGCCCTTTCGCGCCCATACGGCCTGCTGGGTCCCGCCACCCGGGGCCCCGAACAGGCCGTTGACTCACAATAGTGCACTGTCATATGCGCAAACCGTGTGCCGCGACAATCGCCCCCGGCCGCCGGCCTGCGCATTGAACCCACCACGCGCCCGTGGTATACATCGGCGGCTGCGGCGGCGCGCGGACTCCG is a window of Candidatus Brocadiaceae bacterium DNA encoding:
- a CDS encoding VWA domain-containing protein, which produces MHRLLGQERRGGQVLVLFAVVIMLLAAICVLTIDVGRLFTCKAQLQSAVDAAALAGASQLLGIVTEDEKALALAEATALAHANTVDGEHLSLGTEDIEFGHYDPATHAFIPEAQSGIVDSVRVTGRRTDASPDGPVPLSFGPVFGWEDAQIADVVSVGTKPRRYVVFTLDRSGSMCFDTPGVQLKPTAQDPDEPQMDASPSGWYWVPHQARRRSGYYWYTQTAWFEARDDATGDVVTDFLPDHIRSRLNSNRYFNFRSSDSPNTVQSGWIKVPPGITIYGRYASPWNNWLASTYYDVISSSCGYATSTGPVQPLQDTMDAACAFVDLLRPVDDAAGLVTYASQSVTDQVLTNDFAALQTKLQALTPCGGTAEPNGMRGALDELIDSGRASGFGHKVMILLTDGCANVLNGRTYDSTTVTYQFLGESVTTEIHPTVGAAMATQTQRARNGGVRVYCVTFGNDVDTDVHRVIAEKTNAAHYYSADHSNLTDMFLDIFRRLPPIITR